AATCATACCTCTCCTATGGCAATTGTTATCACATGTGGAATAAGATCTGATCCAGCTGAACCAGAAAACCATTCCCCTTTGCAAAAAAGTAATCAAATTGGAAATCAGACTTGGACATAACAGTCAAAATCATTCATTAttcaaataagtaaataaaaatcaTGAGTAACATAGAAATTAATCATAAACAAAGCATAAAAGAAATTAGCTATATGAATTCAAAAGAACAGGTAAGAATATTTTTCATGTACAAGCCAATTATATTCCATTTCATGGACAAAAAAGGTAGACACAACTCGAATCGTGGGACAATATAAATGCACAAGCTCTATATGGTGTTGTCACcggtttgatataaaatcacagagTTTTACAAGGAACCAAGCTAAGAAAATAAATTTCTTCCCTGATCAATGATTTGGTACATTGTGATTTACCAAAAGTTCATATCTGCACCTCACTCAATGCAAGGTTTCTCCATTGACCATGGAAAGCCCATCATCGAGGTGAGGAAGCCATAGCACCAAACAATCTAAAAAACACAATGTATTTCAACTTTGTCCAAGAATGGCCTATAAGTTATGAATTTTGCACGATCAGGATCTTGAAAATCAATTCTTAAGCATGTCTACAGGTTCCCACACAAACTTCATCAGTCCTGACAGAAGACAGGACATTCCTAGCACTTGGACCACAATACATCCGAAGTTTGTGATCTTTTGAAGTTTAGCTAATAAACATTATGTTGGAGGTAATGGTAATAACAATACAAGGGTGCCAAATCCCACTATTGACAGTAAACCAGCATAAAGAACTGAAAAGATGCTAATACAGCAGACATGTCACTGGGAAGCAACTTCCAACAGGAAAGTGAAAAAACATGAACTGGGCCTCCAACTTTTAAATGCTTGCTCGAATATCAACCCGTAAAATAACATATATCTAAACTGGTATGTGGGTGAAAGCCAACAACCGTAGTTCACATTTGTTAATGCAAAGTATGAACACAATTCCTTGATAGATCATTTAGGATATTACTATTTGTAACCcctttttactatttacaatacattttaatttttttttttatttctaaactaTATTTTTGCAAATGGATGTAAatatcctcttcttctccttcttcctcctcctcctcctcctccacctcctcttcttcttccccacctcttattcttccttctcctcctcctcattctcctccccttcttcctctccATGGATAACAGCGTCGAGAGGGCCACGAGTGGGGCTAGACAGTGTCAAGCGGCGACGGCGATGGCAACGAGCAGCGTCAGTAGTGACAGCATCAACGTCAACGGCAAGGATGAAATAAGAGGTtgtagagaagaaaaaaagataaaatcagtAATACTAGATTGTAAAtagtaaattaatatatatatatatattttttaaaggaTTGTCAATAGTAAGGGGGTCATGAATAGTTAAAAGGGACGTGTGAATAGTGAATAAGCTTCACAATTTAAGAATATATTCTGAAACCAAAAACCCATAGCAGAGGCAGTTCTCTGTTGAATGTCAAGAATCATAAAAGGCAGGTAGTACCTCAATGTAAAGCTAAAGTTACATAGTAAAAGTTGATTCATCAGcattacatttaaaataatataatgattaaaaaaaacaaaCACTGGCATCAGAAACTAATCCCGTCTTTTTCAAGGAACCATTTTAAAATTTAATGGAAAATATTGTACTATATATACCAAAAATTGGGAACAAATAACCTACAAGGTACCTATATTTCACCATGTGGCTCATATAGAGTGCCATACAAATTGCACAAATTCCAGAAAAGACAATTAAACAACAACAGTATCCAGAACAAAGAATTGTTTGATAAAATCTGCATTATATTCCTATCGTCTTGCTAACTCACTTTTGTCTCTTCATCACCATTCTTCTATGGTGTTGGCATCAGAATAATAAGACTAATGATTTAATTGTGGTCATGATATCAATTCTTTCATTGCTAAAGAATAGCTTTTCCCCGTTGTCAAAGGTGTAACGTTTTAACTCACCATGTGAAGCCAGCTTCTGTTTCCTCCCGGTTCCCGGCGGACGCCCTCTGCGCCTCTTAGGAGTAGCAACATCTGGGCCGCCAGACATCAGAGCAGGACCGGTAGAAGATGTAGGCGAGAAAGCCAATGCCACCGCCCCGGCCGCATCCGGACCGTACTTTCTCGGCCTCCCCCTCCTTCTTTTCACCAGCTCCCCCCGGCTCACTCCACCACCATGAGATGACAGGACTCCCGACAGTGGTTCCACTTGAAACTCAGACGATCTGATGCCGGAGGAAGGCCCGGCCAAATTCAACCGGTTGTCAGGTGGTGCAGCCACTTGCGACCCGAGTTGCGCACCGGCGTCTTGGTCGGCGATTTCCCGACGCATGAAGTATGCGGCCGGATCCGCCATCACCACAACCCTCCTCCTATAAACCCTAGAAACAGCAAATCCGTCAGGATCCAAAATTTTGTTTAGAAGAAAGACTAGAATCCGAGAACAAAGTTCCTCCACATTTGTCCATAATGGCCTAATTCGCTACTAAAGAACAACATGAATTCTCATCCTTCTTTCGAACGTAACCAAGAACAGGACAACGGAACAGGAAACCTATGCGCCAAAAGAGATGCAACTATTGAAGCCAAGAACAGGTTGGGAAGAAAAATATAGAAAACACACCTTTCAGCCCTTTCCCTCGCCTCCTCTATCTGTAGAACGAAGAGACGGCCCCCTTGTTTCTtcgctccttcactctctccgagGACAAGAACGAAGAAGAGAGAGGCAATGGGCAGGCGAAACAGAAGAAGGGAGACGGCACACGGAGTCGAAACAGTGTTAGAAACAATATTATCGaggaaaataaatcatgataaggttATTCTGATTGTTTTGATAtttcaataatatattattaaaattttaaattataaaatttatatattgtaattattatgaaattatttatataaatattttattgattgaaaaagtatataattatcatattttataatctcttttttatatataaatttatgttAATTAATTTTTTCCCAAAGAACGAAAGCATTTGTTCTCTCTTTAGCGAAGATTATTTAATGTATACCACAACGATATATTGACGATAGATCGAATGATAACAAATATTAGTTTTTTCCtattatgtatttttcatgaaacAAATTTGAGATAAATATATTCATCAATCAATCTATAGCATATATGTAAAGTATATATCTTTGATATCATTAAAAGAAATTGTTATTGAGGTTAAGCTACCCTTTTCATCACTAATTGAGATTCCGTTAGTAGAGGATGTTGAATTATGGACTCTTGGAATAAAAAGACGGAGATTAAAAACACGTATCAGATTTGATAAGCACGTTTCATAAGACCAAAATCATCCGGATAATTACTCACGAGCTCTCATGCTCGAGTCGATGAAGATGACAAGAAATGAGGCTCTCCTACTGAGAGCAAAGCGCcgataaaatgaaaaaagaaatacTTGATATTTTGTAGGAAAATGGTTCGACTATATTGATGCATAACTATTTAAAACGAGTTTAATTATATCCGTATATTTGGCGGCTACAGTCAACGAAACGTGCTTGGTCGAGGATATACCACGCAGTCCTGTGGATTCCACAACGCAAGTCCCCACGATTCCACGACGCAGCCGGCagacctaattctccgtcaccacaTCTTCCTCCATCTGCTCGCCGTTTCATTCCGATCACCTAAGAGAGCTTCCTTTTCCCTTGCTTCCTACGATTTGCCCTATCACCGATCCGCTTTCTGTGCGAACCTTACCATCAAAATCCGATTTTTCGATCAGCAAGGAGCTATCCGACAGAGGGCGCACGATGTCCGGCGGCGGCGACATCCGCCTCCCGAAGGAGGACAACGACCACCCCCACTCCCCCCGCCGCCGCCGGTTCCTCTCCTTCCGCCACGTCAACGCGCTGGCCGTCGTCGCCGTCCTCGCCGCTAGCGGCATGGTCCCAGCCACCGACCTCACTTTCGTCCTCTTCTCCTTCgtctacctcctcctcctctcagcCACCGCCTTCCCGCCTCTCGGCCCCCCGGGCGCGGCTGCCGACCCGCCCGTCTTCGGCGCCCGCAACCGCCTTCTCGCCGCCTACGTCTCCGTCGGCGCCGTCGTCGGCCTCCTCCTTCCCGTGGCCTACATCCTGGACGGCGTCCTCGCGGGGGACAAGGAGGGCATCAGGGCTGCCGCCCCGCACGTGTTCCTCCTCGCCGCCCAGGTCTTCCTCGAGGGCGTCACCTTCTCGGGCCGCTTCTCGCTGCCGATGCGCGCCTTCGTGCCCATCTTCTACAACACCAAGCGGCTATTCACCATCGTCGATTGGCTGGCGAGCGAGGTCGGGAAGGCGGAGGGCAAGCACGGGGCAGGGCGGCGGCTCCTCGCGGGGCGCGCGCTCGCCGTGGCCAATTTGGCCTTTTGGGCCTTCAATCTCTTTGGGTTTCTGCTTCCGGTTTACCTTCCCAGGGCCCTCAAGGGATACTACGGTGGGAATGGTAGCAACAATAACAACACTAAGGTCAAGGATTAGACAAAAGATAATGATAAATATGACTAAGCATTCTTAATGGACGCTATTAATATGAACTTGAGTTGCTTTTGTTTACTCAGGCAAGCAACTGCATTTAATCTTTTCCCCTTTATGCTGTCTTTCTAAAGTTTGTAATAAATGAATGGTTAGAATTGTATTACTTGTTCTtgtctctctttatatatatatatatatatatatatatatatatatatatatatatatatatatatatatatatatatatatatatatatatatatttctaatttcatcttaatttaaaagaaattatagaatatttttttaaataatcactTTTTGCTCTCCATCCTATCCTTGGTCATTTTTTGCTCTCCAACCTATCGATTGCCCTCTCTTTACTATACTGGTCACCCTCTCTGTTGGACTCATCTAGTGATGAAGGTACAACGGTATTCATTTGACCCATGGTGAAAGTATAATCTTATGACCCCTTCACAATCACTGACGAAGGATGGGCGTGAGGGCGAGCTGCCCCCTCACCTTCGTCACCTGCGGTTGATAATGAAGGGATATAAGGAGGCTATATGGTTCCTTTATAGTCAACAACGAAGGTGTGGTTGTAGGTCCTTGCATAAGAGTCGTAGACGGTAACGATGAGCCATCATGTGAGATTTATAAGTGGAGAGGGCAACCAAGAATATAGGCGATGGTAGCCCTCCCTTGTACAAAGGTTGTCAGCGACAACAACGGGATTGACGGAGagtctaaaaaaattaaattttaaattaattaggattaaattatttttttttcacatgGTCAAACGTATTCTATAAAAAATTTTTAAACTTGAGATGCTATCCTAAAcatttttaaacttatatatttttttccgaAATTTTACTCTATATATAATTGATTTATTAAACTATGTATACAATTAGATAGAGTTATATTATTGTGTGTCCCATCAATCCAACTCATGAAAGAATGTCTTGGGACGCAAGAGAAGAGGACAAGAAGGAATCGTTAGAAACTTGGGACAATGGAGTCTCGGACAAATAATCAGGCAAAGGTTGAGTTACTGATAGTGAGAGAAATGTTAATGTGATATTTGCAATGAAATTGTCTTATCATTTCCCCTATTGTATCTCCATCATCAAATATCCAAATTAACATGGACAAATAGCAAGAAAATGTATCATAAGATCAGCACATCACATATTTTGATCAAGAGAAATGAGGTGCAGTATGCACTTCTCTACCACTGCTAACACAGTCTTGTTCTTGGAGTGTGCATCAAGGATTTTAAGGACAACCATTCAAAGCCAAAGCAAACAAGCGAGCCGCTATCATCACCCATTTATGAAGCTTTTAAATCAATGCCGTTCTCAGACAGCTTGTGATCACCACTCACGCAGCCCTCCACCCTGACCCCCGACAACGCCCTCACCACCATGACCCCCGACAACGCGGCGGCGGCGCTCACCACGGCGGCGGCCCCCTCCAGCCAGCCGGCCACCCCACCCTCGCGGCAAGGAAACATGCGGCGCATCGCCATCACCGCCGTAGGCCTCATCGTGCTCGTCGGCCTCGTCGTCCTCGTCTTCTGGCTCGCCCTCCGCCCCATGCCGCTCGAGTACACCATCGACGACGCCCACATCCGCGGCTTCAACATCACGGCCCACGCGCTCAACGGCGTCTTCGACCTCAGGCTCCGGTCCTACAACCACAACACCAGGTTCTCGGTGTACTACGACGCCATGGAGGTTACGGTGTGGTACGGCGAGCAGACGGTGGCCATCTCCAAGGTCGCCCCGTTCTATCAGCCCCGTCATTACGTGCAGACGATCACCGTGAGCGCAACGGCACAGTCGACGCCGCTGCTACGCCCGGTGGAGAAGAACCTGAGGCACAACGAGTCGGCCGGGGTGGTGGAGCTGGAGGTGAGGGCGAGGGCGAGGATTAGGTTTGCGGTGGGGGTGGTGAAGAAGCACTATAAGCTGAAGGCCTACTGCGCGCCGGTGGTCATGCATTGCTCTCCTTCGTCGCACTTCGACAGGGTTTACTGTACGAGTGCCACTCTTAGGAGCGTTTGACCTGCATGAGACTTTTAGCTGTCTATTTGCGTGTATTGGGATAGTTTACTTGTTACTCGAagctaattttcttattgtaatcATTTTCGTTTAATCAATCACGGATATTGCAGTTTTTGTTCTTTATTTTTGCTATTCAAACACTAATCAATCAATTTCATAAAATCACTAAATCTGGAAGAATAACATTTAAGTTGGAGAAAACCACGGGAGATTCAATGATGTGGGTCCCTTTGATTGCCGCGGTGTCGGGAGAGGCGACGTGTCGGTGACAGACAGGTTGACAAATTAGTTATAGAAAAATCGAGTTTAGTAGTTGACTTGTCATAGATGACGTGGCAACCGGGGTTCAGGCGAGAATGTTACTGATAGGCTAGTAGAGGAATACTGATTCAACCTGCTTCGTGATTGGTGGATTCCATCGGATTCACCCAAAATAGGCAGGTAAACAAGGGGTAGCTTTACGGTTTAATTATTTGGATATCATAGAAAGGTtttcttttcccccttttttttctccttttttttattgctttTTCTTGCGCCTGGAGAACCAATCGGGAGGCTGACAAAGAAGACCTAGAAACGGAACAGAACCGATTCGATCTCAGCCTGAATCGATCGCTCTTCTCCGGAGTTGGGAGTGAGAAAAGATcaacgagaggaggaggaggagcggcagGGGAAGGAGATGGAgacggtgaagaatctgctgcggCCGAAGCCCAATCCCCAACAGCAGCTCCGCGAATGGCAGCGCCGGCTCCGCCAAGAGTGCCGCAACATCGAGCGCCAGATCCGAGGAACGTACATCCCCCTTGTTCTCTTGATCAATTAGTTTCGATTTATTAAAAGAGTTGATTGGTCTTGCAGATGTGCAGAGGGAGGAGAAGAACGTGCAGAAGGCGATAAAGGATGCCGCGAAAAGGAACGACATGGCTTCAGCAAAGGTCGGATCAACTCcgatctcttcctcctcctcctctatccTGATGCAGTTTCTTGGATTCGTTTGATGAATTGGTTACTAACTTATAGCGAGAGTTTTTAGAAGCTATGATCGTTGTTTCGATCGTTCGATCTAACTATGCTGATCATATTTATTATCTCCTCTCGAGAAATATGTCATATATCTCTTTGTATACTCGTTCTCAGTTTTGCGTGCGTCAGTTCTGCGGAGATTTccgcattattggtgggaagaatATGCACAAATTGAACTTTTTCATAATTTCTTGAGAAAGTAATTGATTGGGAACTTGAACTTACTAATTCTGTTGTGCTTTGGTTGTAATTATCATAAGTTATTTTGTCATGATTAGCAGGCGACTCAAATATTTTATCTATGTTTTCCTAACATAGTATGCTCTGATACAATCAATTAAAGGGTCAGCCATCGGATATTAGTTAAGAATATGCTAAGAGAACAAACTAGGAGTTTCTCATAAATACCAGGCTGTGATATAGAGTAAAGATCCAAGTTTCTTATAATAAGACCACTATCTGCAAAGAAGACTTGCATACTAAGATAGTTCaataatatatatgaatatatctatatatatatatatgtacatgtatatatatgtatatatatatatatatatatatatatatatatatatatatatatatatatatatatataatttttttggaaGCTGAGTTATTTTGACACTGTTGATTACCATTTCCTTGTGATGCAGTCTCTTGCTAAAGAAATTGTGAGATCAAGGCGAGCTGTGAACCGTCTTTATGAAAATAAGGCACAATTGAATTCGGTCTCTATGCACCTTGGTGAACTTGTTGGTATGGACTACAGAGAACAGTAACCTCTTGATGCATTTTTGGATGAGAAATTTCATTTGAAATGCATAAGCAATATACTAATATTAAGCATGGCTTGCTTTGCTTTGTAGCTTCCTTCCTAACCACAAAATAGATATGGTTCTTATATTCAATGACATTTCTTATATGAAACATGTATAGGGACTTATGATCACAGTGAAGTCTGATGGATAAGAGTTCGATCATGAAACTTTGTTTGATACCCTACAGCCATAGAAAGAGACTCATTCCATCAGATCATCAGAACTAAGGCTGGGAAAAAACTTGTCCTATTACTTGCCTGTTTCCACTTTAGAATTTAATGAGTTAATGATATGGCACAATACTGTGGGGCCTAGCTTCTGTATTAACCACAAATTACAGTAGTTCTGTCTGTATTTGTGTAGCTTCTTTCTATTGCAGCGGTGGAATATAAATGTTTGGGTTCATATAATATTGTTAATTCTCATAGCACCCTTCTAGCATTTGTAAAAGTTTCCTATATTCTTTGAAGACATGTTTAACTTTGGCCCCACAAATGGTATATAAATTAATGAATTAAATGCTTTATTAACATATAATGTAAATGTACTTGAACTTATTATTGCCATTTTCGATCTCTTTGgcttaatataatttaaattttttgttgcataaattgatttttacATGCATCTTTTGGGAAGATTATTTCATCCATTATGCTTATCTTCATGTATTCAAGTTTACTGTATAAAATCCGGAGGCCTACAAGACCAGTTTGAGGTATGTAGGTTATTATACTATCTCAGCAAAAGAATTTGCATACAGCTCCCACTCATACAGTCGACTAGATGAGATTGGACCATTGATGATTGTTTATTGCATCCAAAGGCACTTTTCCTGTCTTATTGTCATTTGGTCAAAGCATCCATTGAGCAGTTTTAACATATTATGAACAGAAAGTATAATAAACATACAAAGATAACTTCTAGGAGTATGAtaatgatctagtatgcaaagtTTTTCTCTCCCTGGATAATTCAATTCCCAGGAAATGACCTCTTTTCCattctttatttttataatcaAATGATAGGAAAAGAGTCTAAATAGAAATGTTAGGGAATAATATTCTTTATTCAAGAATATTCTCACGTGATGTTGCTTATCTAATAAAATCAACTTGAGGAAATATTATTGCACTGTGCAATAAAATGGTAAATAGAAGGGAACAAGTTTACTACTTGTAGGTTGATTGGCACTAGAGTAGACATATAAAAATGCATTAGCATGCATTGCCTTCTTGTTTGGGATTCTATTGGACTTTCCTAGACCTTTTGTTTGTTAGGCACCTAGATGATGTACTTGTTTTTCTAGATATGAAGATTGTAAGAAATTGTTCCACATCAAAATGAAATTGTCTGTTGTTGGTTCTATTTTCAGCAACGGCTAGGACAGTCGGCCATCTATCGAAGAGTGCTGAGGTTATGAAACTTGTTAATAATCTTATGAAAGCTCCTGAGGTGGCTGCTACAATGCAAGAATTTAGCAAAGAAATGACTAAGGTATTCATTTTGATGATGTTCTTGTTCCTTTCCTAACTAAATTAAGAAATGCAATAGTCCAAATTAAACAACGTGCATGATATAGTGTAAAGGTTTGGATATTTTGTACTTGAAATAAGTTGCTCTTTATTATTACTAACTGTTATGTAGTTGAGTTTGCGGCATTGAATATTTATTGTATATTGATTACTGCTTGTCACTAGAGAGCCTTTATCTTTACATTGTTATTtcatttctgatttttttttgcatttgttGAAGGATCTTGTCTGCACCTGCATTGAACATAGTTCACTTTGTTGCTTTCTTACTGCATCATCAATATATTTCTGGTAATCTTTGATATATTGGATTTTGtgctcttattttttttttttacttttttgtttAAATTTAACATATCCATTTGTGTAGAATAATATAGAAAGTCTCATTGAGATGGAACCTGAGCAATCATGATTACTCGCCATTATGAGAAATGTTACTTCTTTACATTTGAAGAGAAATCTTTACAGTGATCACAATTATAATGAAACTAAATTTGATACTTAATAATTTTCCATCTAATGAAGCTTTCTCATGTTTGGTTCTGGAGAGACGATGCCTGCCTTTACATATCCTAAAATTATGCTTGGTAGTGCAACGGAAAATTTTTTCTCCTTCTCCAAGAAGTATCTATTAGACTAATGGTAATGTTGTATATAGCGCAATGAAATGCAGAATTGCATCAGTACTGAAATAAACTACATTAGGGTTGGTCGCATTCCTTGATATTAGGGCACTTGGTTGGCAGATGATCGTAGAGATTTCTGATGTCATGCAACTCTGTTTTATATCTTAAAGCCATATCATTTACCTTAGTACAATTGTAAAGATAGTTATGCTGACCACACCAGATATGCTTCTTAATAAGTTTCATATGTTGGCTTTGGAACTAATATACGAATTGCATGGCATCAATAAGTTGCTGATGATTTTTACTTGTTCATGTGTAGCCTAACATTCTGCTCTTTAGTAGTAATTGGTGCACTGCAGATGTTGTCTATCTGCTTCATTCTCATTCTACATGTTTTTTGTGTTTAGGCTGGGGTGATGGAGGAAATGGTGAACGATGCTGTTGATACAGCTTTGGACTCCGAGGACATAGAGGAGGAAATAGAAGAGGAAGTGGACAAAGTGCTTGCTGCAATAGCAGGTGAAACTGTGTCACAGCTACCAGATGCTGTTAGGAAGGAAAAGATGAAGCAACCTTCAGTGAGCACAGCTGTTGAAGAGGTATGTATGCATGGACCAAGCAGTTTCTTAGTGACATTCACAAGAGCTGAAACTATTGTGCCGCTAATATTTTCAGCGTGAAGCAGTTGCCGAGGGTGCAGAGGATGAAGACCTAGATGAGATAAGGGAACGACTTGCTAGGGTGAGGTCATAGTTGGCTCGATCTGCTTGCTTAATACGAAAGAACCAATTATTAATCATCATAGTATGCCTGAGGCATTAAGATGTGACAAATGTAGTAACCTATGCACGATGAATATGTTGTCACACATCCCATAAGTAGTGCTTCTCTCGTGGGATTCACTTTGATTCTCTACTAATTCTTGATAGCCAAATTTGTATGGCAAACATGGAGTTCATCCATAACCAGTGTTTATTCACCATCCATTAAGAATATGTAACGTTGTTAAGGGACATAGATGAAGAATATTTACTACTTCGTTTGCAGTTAACTAATAATATTTTCTGCTACTTGTAAAGTATCAATCTGGTGCGTAATTTTGGCTGCATGAAGCAATGGATATGTTAAGGAATTAAAGCTTAAGCTGCTTTCCTCATCTACAGATTTCCCAGGTAAATTATTCGATGATCATTTACTATAAGTCAATAGCGTAAATATAGTGTTTCTCATGTTGATGTTCCTATTGTTCTTTGACACAAATGGCACTGCTACCAAGCGAGACAATATCTCCTTAGAGAGAAACGTTCGCAATCCATTATGATCAGAACCTGGAGCCAGCGATGCAGTTTGTAAACCAGGCAAGTAGTAGATGATGCGTTATTATCACTGTTATATTAAGATGCATATTAATTAAGCTATTTGATTTCTTTGCTTCGCATTTGATGGTTAAATGTATACATACTGTAATTTGCATCTTTTAGATCAAGGTAGTAATAAACTGGTGCAATAGGAAAATTGCCATTCAGAGACTTAGAAGGGCCAGCTCTATGCATGCAGAAAGCTGCAGGAAACCAGACCAGGCTCCAAGCTTCATATATTGGAACACAACGCACTTCCCATAATACAGTATGTGAAAACTCTGCAACATTAGCCACCAAGAAGATTAATAGTAAAAGGATATTGTACAGTAACTTTCGTGGTTACATTAGAAACAGTGACAAAGATAAGAAAGCACACAAATAAGTCAGATGTCATCTCTACCAATCCTTAATGGCACATCATTTGAATGCACAAAATCACCGTTTggtttctttagaaggtggtgatCTGCATCTTCTTCATCGCTTTCGTCTATCAATGATGAAGCATATGAATCTGAACCATCTTCTGAAACAAAATATGTAAATAAAGAAATTCGATAGTTACTTATGTGACACTGAAAAAGacacatataacaaacacttaatAGAACTCTAGCGAAGATTAAGGTAGTATTAGGGAGCATAGAAAGGGAAACTTGGGTAGCTGATCCATGCATACTTCTATGACGCACCAAGTGAAATTAACAAATTCAAGTGGTAAAGAGACATAAGAGGAAGACAGAACAAGAAGACAAGCAAAGATGACCTTGACTTAAAACAATGGCTGACCCTAGGATTCAGAACAATGCAGTTGATACTCAA
Above is a genomic segment from Musa acuminata AAA Group cultivar baxijiao chromosome BXJ3-4, Cavendish_Baxijiao_AAA, whole genome shotgun sequence containing:
- the LOC135635514 gene encoding uncharacterized protein LOC135635514; the protein is MSGGGDIRLPKEDNDHPHSPRRRRFLSFRHVNALAVVAVLAASGMVPATDLTFVLFSFVYLLLLSATAFPPLGPPGAAADPPVFGARNRLLAAYVSVGAVVGLLLPVAYILDGVLAGDKEGIRAAAPHVFLLAAQVFLEGVTFSGRFSLPMRAFVPIFYNTKRLFTIVDWLASEVGKAEGKHGAGRRLLAGRALAVANLAFWAFNLFGFLLPVYLPRALKGYYGGNGSNNNNTKVKD
- the LOC135636475 gene encoding uncharacterized protein At1g08160-like, which gives rise to MTPDNAAAALTTAAAPSSQPATPPSRQGNMRRIAITAVGLIVLVGLVVLVFWLALRPMPLEYTIDDAHIRGFNITAHALNGVFDLRLRSYNHNTRFSVYYDAMEVTVWYGEQTVAISKVAPFYQPRHYVQTITVSATAQSTPLLRPVEKNLRHNESAGVVELEVRARARIRFAVGVVKKHYKLKAYCAPVVMHCSPSSHFDRVYCTSATLRSV
- the LOC103982374 gene encoding vacuolar protein sorting-associated protein 24 homolog 1 isoform X1 — its product is METVKNLLRPKPNPQQQLREWQRRLRQECRNIERQIRDVQREEKNVQKAIKDAAKRNDMASAKSLAKEIVRSRRAVNRLYENKAQLNSVSMHLGELVATARTVGHLSKSAEVMKLVNNLMKAPEVAATMQEFSKEMTKAGVMEEMVNDAVDTALDSEDIEEEIEEEVDKVLAAIAGETVSQLPDAVRKEKMKQPSVSTAVEEREAVAEGAEDEDLDEIRERLARYQSGA
- the LOC103982374 gene encoding vacuolar protein sorting-associated protein 24 homolog 1 isoform X3, which produces METVKNLLRPKPNPQQQLREWQRRLRQECRNIERQIRDVQREEKNVQKAIKDAAKRNDMASAKSLAKEIVRSRRAVNRLYENKAQLNSVSMHLGELVATARTVGHLSKSAEVMKLVNNLMKAPEVAATMQEFSKEMTKAGVMEEMVNDAVDTALDSEDIEEEIEEEVDKVLAAIAGETVSQLPDAVRKEKMKQPSVSTAVEELPRVQRMKT
- the LOC103982374 gene encoding vacuolar protein sorting-associated protein 24 homolog 1 isoform X2, with the translated sequence METVKNLLRPKPNPQQQLREWQRRLRQECRNIERQIRDVQREEKNVQKAIKDAAKRNDMASAKSLAKEIVRSRRAVNRLYENKAQLNSVSMHLGELVATARTVGHLSKSAEVMKLVNNLMKAPEVAATMQEFSKEMTKAGVMEEMVNDAVDTALDSEDIEEEIEEEVDKVLAAIAGETVSQLPDAVRKEKMKQPSVSTAVEEREAVAEGAEDEDLDEIRERLARVRS